The Mixophyes fleayi isolate aMixFle1 unplaced genomic scaffold, aMixFle1.hap1 Scaffold_28, whole genome shotgun sequence genome has a segment encoding these proteins:
- the LOC142126965 gene encoding uncharacterized protein LOC142126965, with amino-acid sequence MFMPSQVAVEVARTASNQENASRLTKSTDPAQSVEPSKKVYKRRRVTEEDVSEPVVDVQQEAQPVEEMREEGGTSITLAHSPEDRLEHGSEALSFSPADSLVHEDAARRFEMLQQAFPNLQVPATEGEGPSQARLPSTGTSLPTQLVHGLPEQGTRFHSITDFARKMEGRQETSRRNMEDRVQRIGVSVDRLMSVVEEVRSSHNTTNSLLEQLLTVHSEISASMQVNNNIKARMAVAMEQNTALHYQMNQSMAQMHMQQQQQTKHLKC; translated from the exons ATGTTTATGCCAAGTCAAGTCGCAGTGGAAGTAGCAAGAACGGCTTCAAATCAAG AAAATGCAAGCCGTTTAACCAAGTCTACTGATCCTGCCCAAAGTGTTGAACCGAGTAAAAAAG TTTACAAGAGAAGAAGAGTGACTGAGGAAGACGTGTCGGAGCCTGTTGTTGATGTCCAGCAAG aAGCCCAACCCGTTGAAGAGATGCGTGAAGAAGGGGGAACATCAATAACCCTTGCTCATAGTCCAGAAG ATCGATTAGAACATGGCAGTGAAGCACTGTCATTTTCTCCAGCTGACAGTTTGGTCCACGAAGATGCTGCAAGAAGATTTGAGATGCTACAGCAAGCCTTCCCCAACCTTCAAGTTCCAGCCACCGAAGGGgaaggtccatctcaagcaaggttaccctccacaggcaccagtcttccaacaCAACTGGTGCACGGTCTGCCCGAACAAGGCACTCGGTTTCATTCCATCACAGACTTTGCCAGaaagatggaaggaaggcaggaaacATCTCGCCGAAATATGGAAGACAGAGTTCAGAGAATTGGTGTCTCGGTAGACCGTTTGATgtctgttgtggaagaggtacgAAGCTCCCATAATACCACCAATTCGTTACTGGAGCAACTCCTCACAGTGCACAGTGAAATTTCAGCATCTATGCAAGTCAATAACAACATTAAAGCGCGAATGGCTGTTGCAATGGAGCAGAATACAGCACTGCATTACCAGATGAATCAGTCCATGGCACAGATGCAtatgcaacaacaacaacagacaaaGCATCTCAAATGCTGA